The Montipora foliosa isolate CH-2021 chromosome 1, ASM3666993v2, whole genome shotgun sequence genome has a window encoding:
- the LOC138003020 gene encoding uncharacterized protein isoform X8, translated as MKALSVFLLLLLAGFRATANPGWQQFNQTAPTAIPGWPQYNQTAPTAIPGWPQYNQTAPTAIPGWPQYNQTAPTAIPGWPHYNQSSSPGTCNVCFGNDLASCEFRQTSLPCSVDQFPNVGTTHCYTGTGSYKYHDHPSIFTGVARGCINCADKNKACTQLAQSFESNLKGILLDCIIECCTEDNCNNRSIIHSTQVPGWGTVPSSEAPSTRIPSSKELEDSLVLSFLPIMSSRKFKWDYRVDKSFKEAVAHGTTSYCTFNRARCSLKTSLRHRRDRHFFFYDADHVHLLPGYPDMENLRLAFYVQQPLGWFIGNASVVPRDTLVDIVSGARSWIERATGITVINVEFLIPPSSTTSSKLTTQSRFLDEGESSRVEWKWIAIGVCVGAAVIISLSVIFIVLLWLKNRERERCRVQTGAEKVAKNVVRMEAYCNEAVSGQEPRADTHM; from the exons ATGAAAGCACTTTCAGTTTTTCTTCTTCTGCTTCTGGCTGGTTTTCGGG CAACCGCAAATCCTGGATGGCAACAGTTTAACCAAA CGGCACCGACCGCAATCCCTGGATGGCCACAGTATAACCAAA CGGCACCGACCGCAATCCCCGGATGGCCACAGTATAACCAAA CGGCACCGACCGCAATCCCCGGATGGCCACAGTATAACCAAA CGGCACCGACCGCAATCCCAGGATGGCCACATTATAACCAAA GTTCAAGTCCAGGAACTTGTAACGTTTGCTTTGGAAATGACTTAGCGTCATGTGAGTTCAGGCAAACAAGCCTACCGTGTTCTGTTGACCAATTTCCCAATGTTGGCACAACTCACTGTTACACGGGAACGGGATCATACAAGTACCATGACCATCCAAGCATTTTCACTGGTGTTGCACGTGGATGCATCAACTGTGCAG ACAAAAATAAGGCTTGTACGCAGCTAGCCCAATCCTTTGAGTCAAACTTAAAAGGGATCTTGTTGGATTGCATCATTGAATGCTGTACTGAAGATAACTGCAACAACCGCAGCATTATTCACTCCACACAAGTGCCAG GTTGGGGAACCGTCCCTAGCTCTGAAGCGCCATCTACACGGATACCATCATCGAAGGAATTGGAGGATAGCTTGGTACTCTCATTTTTGCCAATTATGAGTAGTAGAAAG TTCAAATGGGATTATCGAGTGGACAAGTCGTTCAAAGAGGCAGTGGCCCATGGAACGACATCATATTGCACCTTCAACCGCGCAAGATGCTCACTGAAGACTTCACTGCGACATAG GCGGGAccgtcacttttttttttacgacgCTGACCACGTTCATCTTCTACCCGGGTACCCTGACATGGAAAATTTGCGATTGGCATTTTACGTTCAGCAACCGCTGGGATGGTTCATCGGCAATGCTTCCGTGGTGCCTCGAGACACATTAGTGGACATTGTCAGTGGCGCACGCTCCTGGATTGAACGTGCTACCGGAATAACTGTCATCAATGTGGAATTTCTTATTCCGCCCTCGTCAACAACTTCGTCAAAGCTAACAACACAGTCCAGATTTTTAGATGAAGGGGAAAGCAGCAGGGTTGAGTGGAAATGGATTGCTATCGGTGTTTGCGTTGGAGCTGCTGTCATCATCTCTTTGTCAGTCATCTTCATCGTGTTATTGTG GTTAAAAaatagagaaagagaaagatgtAGAGTGCAAACAGGAGCTGAAAAGGTCGCTAAGAATGTGGTGAGAATGGAAGCTTACTGCAACGAAGCTGTCTCGGGACAAGAACCAAGAGCAGACACACATATGTAA
- the LOC138003020 gene encoding uncharacterized protein isoform X3 has product MKALSVFLLLLLAGFRATANPGWQQFNQTAPTAIPGWPQYNQTAPTAIPGWPQYNQTAPTAIPGWPQYNQTAPTAIPGWPHYNQTAPTAIPGWPYNQSSSPGTCNVCFGNDLASCEFRQTSLPCSVDQFPNVGTTHCYTGTGSYKYHDHPSIFTGVARGCINCADKNKACTQLAQSFESNLKGILLDCIIECCTEDNCNNRSIIHSTQVPGWGTVPSSEAPSTRIPSSKELEDSLVLSFLPIMSSRKFKWDYRVDKSFKEAVAHGTTSYCTFNRARCSLKTSLRHRRDRHFFFYDADHVHLLPGYPDMENLRLAFYVQQPLGWFIGNASVVPRDTLVDIVSGARSWIERATGITVINVEFLIPPSSTTSSKLTTQSRFLDEGESSRVEWKWIAIGVCVGAAVIISLSVIFIVLLWLKNRERERCRVQTGAEKVAKNVVRMEAYCNEAVSGQEPRADTHM; this is encoded by the exons ATGAAAGCACTTTCAGTTTTTCTTCTTCTGCTTCTGGCTGGTTTTCGGG CAACCGCAAATCCTGGATGGCAACAGTTTAACCAAA CGGCACCGACCGCAATCCCTGGATGGCCACAGTATAACCAAA CGGCACCGACCGCAATCCCCGGATGGCCACAGTATAACCAAA CGGCACCGACCGCAATCCCCGGATGGCCACAGTATAACCAAA CGGCACCGACCGCAATCCCAGGATGGCCACATTATAACCAAA CGGCACCAACCGCAATTCCTGGATGGCCTTATAACCAAA GTTCAAGTCCAGGAACTTGTAACGTTTGCTTTGGAAATGACTTAGCGTCATGTGAGTTCAGGCAAACAAGCCTACCGTGTTCTGTTGACCAATTTCCCAATGTTGGCACAACTCACTGTTACACGGGAACGGGATCATACAAGTACCATGACCATCCAAGCATTTTCACTGGTGTTGCACGTGGATGCATCAACTGTGCAG ACAAAAATAAGGCTTGTACGCAGCTAGCCCAATCCTTTGAGTCAAACTTAAAAGGGATCTTGTTGGATTGCATCATTGAATGCTGTACTGAAGATAACTGCAACAACCGCAGCATTATTCACTCCACACAAGTGCCAG GTTGGGGAACCGTCCCTAGCTCTGAAGCGCCATCTACACGGATACCATCATCGAAGGAATTGGAGGATAGCTTGGTACTCTCATTTTTGCCAATTATGAGTAGTAGAAAG TTCAAATGGGATTATCGAGTGGACAAGTCGTTCAAAGAGGCAGTGGCCCATGGAACGACATCATATTGCACCTTCAACCGCGCAAGATGCTCACTGAAGACTTCACTGCGACATAG GCGGGAccgtcacttttttttttacgacgCTGACCACGTTCATCTTCTACCCGGGTACCCTGACATGGAAAATTTGCGATTGGCATTTTACGTTCAGCAACCGCTGGGATGGTTCATCGGCAATGCTTCCGTGGTGCCTCGAGACACATTAGTGGACATTGTCAGTGGCGCACGCTCCTGGATTGAACGTGCTACCGGAATAACTGTCATCAATGTGGAATTTCTTATTCCGCCCTCGTCAACAACTTCGTCAAAGCTAACAACACAGTCCAGATTTTTAGATGAAGGGGAAAGCAGCAGGGTTGAGTGGAAATGGATTGCTATCGGTGTTTGCGTTGGAGCTGCTGTCATCATCTCTTTGTCAGTCATCTTCATCGTGTTATTGTG GTTAAAAaatagagaaagagaaagatgtAGAGTGCAAACAGGAGCTGAAAAGGTCGCTAAGAATGTGGTGAGAATGGAAGCTTACTGCAACGAAGCTGTCTCGGGACAAGAACCAAGAGCAGACACACATATGTAA
- the LOC138003020 gene encoding uncharacterized protein isoform X5, giving the protein MKALSVFLLLLLAGFRATANPGWQQFNQTAPTAIPGWPQYNQTAPTAIPGWPQYNQTAPTAIPGWPHYNQTAPTAIPGWPHYNQTAPTAIPGWPYNQSSSPGTCNVCFGNDLASCEFRQTSLPCSVDQFPNVGTTHCYTGTGSYKYHDHPSIFTGVARGCINCADKNKACTQLAQSFESNLKGILLDCIIECCTEDNCNNRSIIHSTQVPGWGTVPSSEAPSTRIPSSKELEDSLVLSFLPIMSSRKFKWDYRVDKSFKEAVAHGTTSYCTFNRARCSLKTSLRHRRDRHFFFYDADHVHLLPGYPDMENLRLAFYVQQPLGWFIGNASVVPRDTLVDIVSGARSWIERATGITVINVEFLIPPSSTTSSKLTTQSRFLDEGESSRVEWKWIAIGVCVGAAVIISLSVIFIVLLWLKNRERERCRVQTGAEKVAKNVVRMEAYCNEAVSGQEPRADTHM; this is encoded by the exons ATGAAAGCACTTTCAGTTTTTCTTCTTCTGCTTCTGGCTGGTTTTCGGG CAACCGCAAATCCTGGATGGCAACAGTTTAACCAAA CGGCACCGACCGCAATCCCTGGATGGCCACAGTATAACCAAA CGGCACCGACCGCAATCCCCGGATGGCCACAGTATAACCAAA CGGCACCGACCGCAATTCCTGGATGGCCACATTATAACCAAA CGGCACCGACCGCAATCCCAGGATGGCCACATTATAACCAAA CGGCACCAACCGCAATTCCTGGATGGCCTTATAACCAAA GTTCAAGTCCAGGAACTTGTAACGTTTGCTTTGGAAATGACTTAGCGTCATGTGAGTTCAGGCAAACAAGCCTACCGTGTTCTGTTGACCAATTTCCCAATGTTGGCACAACTCACTGTTACACGGGAACGGGATCATACAAGTACCATGACCATCCAAGCATTTTCACTGGTGTTGCACGTGGATGCATCAACTGTGCAG ACAAAAATAAGGCTTGTACGCAGCTAGCCCAATCCTTTGAGTCAAACTTAAAAGGGATCTTGTTGGATTGCATCATTGAATGCTGTACTGAAGATAACTGCAACAACCGCAGCATTATTCACTCCACACAAGTGCCAG GTTGGGGAACCGTCCCTAGCTCTGAAGCGCCATCTACACGGATACCATCATCGAAGGAATTGGAGGATAGCTTGGTACTCTCATTTTTGCCAATTATGAGTAGTAGAAAG TTCAAATGGGATTATCGAGTGGACAAGTCGTTCAAAGAGGCAGTGGCCCATGGAACGACATCATATTGCACCTTCAACCGCGCAAGATGCTCACTGAAGACTTCACTGCGACATAG GCGGGAccgtcacttttttttttacgacgCTGACCACGTTCATCTTCTACCCGGGTACCCTGACATGGAAAATTTGCGATTGGCATTTTACGTTCAGCAACCGCTGGGATGGTTCATCGGCAATGCTTCCGTGGTGCCTCGAGACACATTAGTGGACATTGTCAGTGGCGCACGCTCCTGGATTGAACGTGCTACCGGAATAACTGTCATCAATGTGGAATTTCTTATTCCGCCCTCGTCAACAACTTCGTCAAAGCTAACAACACAGTCCAGATTTTTAGATGAAGGGGAAAGCAGCAGGGTTGAGTGGAAATGGATTGCTATCGGTGTTTGCGTTGGAGCTGCTGTCATCATCTCTTTGTCAGTCATCTTCATCGTGTTATTGTG GTTAAAAaatagagaaagagaaagatgtAGAGTGCAAACAGGAGCTGAAAAGGTCGCTAAGAATGTGGTGAGAATGGAAGCTTACTGCAACGAAGCTGTCTCGGGACAAGAACCAAGAGCAGACACACATATGTAA
- the LOC138003020 gene encoding uncharacterized protein isoform X6: MKALSVFLLLLLAGFRATANPGWQQFNQTAPTAIPGWPQYNQTAPTAIPGWPQYNQTAPTAIPGWPQYNQTAPTAIPGWPHYNQTAPTAIPGWPYNQSSSPGTCNVCFGNDLASCEFRQTSLPCSVDQFPNVGTTHCYTGTGSYKYHDHPSIFTGVARGCINCADKNKACTQLAQSFESNLKGILLDCIIECCTEDNCNNRSIIHSTQVPGWGTVPSSEAPSTRIPSSKELEDSLVLSFLPIMSSRKFKWDYRVDKSFKEAVAHGTTSYCTFNRARCSLKTSLRHRRDRHFFFYDADHVHLLPGYPDMENLRLAFYVQQPLGWFIGNASVVPRDTLVDIVSGARSWIERATGITVINVEFLIPPSSTTSSKLTTQSRFLDEGESSRVEWKWIAIGVCVGAAVIISLSVIFIVLLWLKNRERERCRVQTGAEKVAKNVVRMEAYCNEAVSGQEPRADTHM, from the exons ATGAAAGCACTTTCAGTTTTTCTTCTTCTGCTTCTGGCTGGTTTTCGGG CAACCGCAAATCCTGGATGGCAACAGTTTAACCAAA CGGCACCGACCGCAATCCCTGGATGGCCACAGTATAACCAAA CGGCACCGACCGCAATCCCCGGATGGCCACAGTATAACCAAA CGGCACCGACCGCAATCCCCGGATGGCCACAGTATAACCAAA CGGCACCGACCGCAATTCCTGGATGGCCACATTATAACCAAA CGGCACCAACCGCAATTCCTGGATGGCCTTATAACCAAA GTTCAAGTCCAGGAACTTGTAACGTTTGCTTTGGAAATGACTTAGCGTCATGTGAGTTCAGGCAAACAAGCCTACCGTGTTCTGTTGACCAATTTCCCAATGTTGGCACAACTCACTGTTACACGGGAACGGGATCATACAAGTACCATGACCATCCAAGCATTTTCACTGGTGTTGCACGTGGATGCATCAACTGTGCAG ACAAAAATAAGGCTTGTACGCAGCTAGCCCAATCCTTTGAGTCAAACTTAAAAGGGATCTTGTTGGATTGCATCATTGAATGCTGTACTGAAGATAACTGCAACAACCGCAGCATTATTCACTCCACACAAGTGCCAG GTTGGGGAACCGTCCCTAGCTCTGAAGCGCCATCTACACGGATACCATCATCGAAGGAATTGGAGGATAGCTTGGTACTCTCATTTTTGCCAATTATGAGTAGTAGAAAG TTCAAATGGGATTATCGAGTGGACAAGTCGTTCAAAGAGGCAGTGGCCCATGGAACGACATCATATTGCACCTTCAACCGCGCAAGATGCTCACTGAAGACTTCACTGCGACATAG GCGGGAccgtcacttttttttttacgacgCTGACCACGTTCATCTTCTACCCGGGTACCCTGACATGGAAAATTTGCGATTGGCATTTTACGTTCAGCAACCGCTGGGATGGTTCATCGGCAATGCTTCCGTGGTGCCTCGAGACACATTAGTGGACATTGTCAGTGGCGCACGCTCCTGGATTGAACGTGCTACCGGAATAACTGTCATCAATGTGGAATTTCTTATTCCGCCCTCGTCAACAACTTCGTCAAAGCTAACAACACAGTCCAGATTTTTAGATGAAGGGGAAAGCAGCAGGGTTGAGTGGAAATGGATTGCTATCGGTGTTTGCGTTGGAGCTGCTGTCATCATCTCTTTGTCAGTCATCTTCATCGTGTTATTGTG GTTAAAAaatagagaaagagaaagatgtAGAGTGCAAACAGGAGCTGAAAAGGTCGCTAAGAATGTGGTGAGAATGGAAGCTTACTGCAACGAAGCTGTCTCGGGACAAGAACCAAGAGCAGACACACATATGTAA
- the LOC138003020 gene encoding uncharacterized protein isoform X15 codes for MKALSVFLLLLLAGFRATANPGWQQFNQTAPTAIPGWPQYNQTAPTAIPGWPQYNQTAPTAIPGWPHYNQSSSPGTCNVCFGNDLASCEFRQTSLPCSVDQFPNVGTTHCYTGTGSYKYHDHPSIFTGVARGCINCADKNKACTQLAQSFESNLKGILLDCIIECCTEDNCNNRSIIHSTQVPGWGTVPSSEAPSTRIPSSKELEDSLVLSFLPIMSSRKFKWDYRVDKSFKEAVAHGTTSYCTFNRARCSLKTSLRHRRDRHFFFYDADHVHLLPGYPDMENLRLAFYVQQPLGWFIGNASVVPRDTLVDIVSGARSWIERATGITVINVEFLIPPSSTTSSKLTTQSRFLDEGESSRVEWKWIAIGVCVGAAVIISLSVIFIVLLWLKNRERERCRVQTGAEKVAKNVVRMEAYCNEAVSGQEPRADTHM; via the exons ATGAAAGCACTTTCAGTTTTTCTTCTTCTGCTTCTGGCTGGTTTTCGGG CAACCGCAAATCCTGGATGGCAACAGTTTAACCAAA CGGCACCGACCGCAATCCCTGGATGGCCACAGTATAACCAAA CGGCACCGACCGCAATCCCCGGATGGCCACAGTATAACCAAA CGGCACCGACCGCAATCCCAGGATGGCCACATTATAACCAAA GTTCAAGTCCAGGAACTTGTAACGTTTGCTTTGGAAATGACTTAGCGTCATGTGAGTTCAGGCAAACAAGCCTACCGTGTTCTGTTGACCAATTTCCCAATGTTGGCACAACTCACTGTTACACGGGAACGGGATCATACAAGTACCATGACCATCCAAGCATTTTCACTGGTGTTGCACGTGGATGCATCAACTGTGCAG ACAAAAATAAGGCTTGTACGCAGCTAGCCCAATCCTTTGAGTCAAACTTAAAAGGGATCTTGTTGGATTGCATCATTGAATGCTGTACTGAAGATAACTGCAACAACCGCAGCATTATTCACTCCACACAAGTGCCAG GTTGGGGAACCGTCCCTAGCTCTGAAGCGCCATCTACACGGATACCATCATCGAAGGAATTGGAGGATAGCTTGGTACTCTCATTTTTGCCAATTATGAGTAGTAGAAAG TTCAAATGGGATTATCGAGTGGACAAGTCGTTCAAAGAGGCAGTGGCCCATGGAACGACATCATATTGCACCTTCAACCGCGCAAGATGCTCACTGAAGACTTCACTGCGACATAG GCGGGAccgtcacttttttttttacgacgCTGACCACGTTCATCTTCTACCCGGGTACCCTGACATGGAAAATTTGCGATTGGCATTTTACGTTCAGCAACCGCTGGGATGGTTCATCGGCAATGCTTCCGTGGTGCCTCGAGACACATTAGTGGACATTGTCAGTGGCGCACGCTCCTGGATTGAACGTGCTACCGGAATAACTGTCATCAATGTGGAATTTCTTATTCCGCCCTCGTCAACAACTTCGTCAAAGCTAACAACACAGTCCAGATTTTTAGATGAAGGGGAAAGCAGCAGGGTTGAGTGGAAATGGATTGCTATCGGTGTTTGCGTTGGAGCTGCTGTCATCATCTCTTTGTCAGTCATCTTCATCGTGTTATTGTG GTTAAAAaatagagaaagagaaagatgtAGAGTGCAAACAGGAGCTGAAAAGGTCGCTAAGAATGTGGTGAGAATGGAAGCTTACTGCAACGAAGCTGTCTCGGGACAAGAACCAAGAGCAGACACACATATGTAA
- the LOC138003020 gene encoding uncharacterized protein isoform X13 — protein sequence MKALSVFLLLLLAGFRATANPGWQQFNQTAPTAIPGWPQYNQTAPTAIPGWPQYNQTAPTAIPGWPHYNQTAPTAIPGWPYNQSSSPGTCNVCFGNDLASCEFRQTSLPCSVDQFPNVGTTHCYTGTGSYKYHDHPSIFTGVARGCINCADKNKACTQLAQSFESNLKGILLDCIIECCTEDNCNNRSIIHSTQVPGWGTVPSSEAPSTRIPSSKELEDSLVLSFLPIMSSRKFKWDYRVDKSFKEAVAHGTTSYCTFNRARCSLKTSLRHRRDRHFFFYDADHVHLLPGYPDMENLRLAFYVQQPLGWFIGNASVVPRDTLVDIVSGARSWIERATGITVINVEFLIPPSSTTSSKLTTQSRFLDEGESSRVEWKWIAIGVCVGAAVIISLSVIFIVLLWLKNRERERCRVQTGAEKVAKNVVRMEAYCNEAVSGQEPRADTHM from the exons ATGAAAGCACTTTCAGTTTTTCTTCTTCTGCTTCTGGCTGGTTTTCGGG CAACCGCAAATCCTGGATGGCAACAGTTTAACCAAA CGGCACCGACCGCAATCCCTGGATGGCCACAGTATAACCAAA CGGCACCGACCGCAATCCCCGGATGGCCACAGTATAACCAAA CGGCACCGACCGCAATTCCTGGATGGCCACATTATAACCAAA CGGCACCAACCGCAATTCCTGGATGGCCTTATAACCAAA GTTCAAGTCCAGGAACTTGTAACGTTTGCTTTGGAAATGACTTAGCGTCATGTGAGTTCAGGCAAACAAGCCTACCGTGTTCTGTTGACCAATTTCCCAATGTTGGCACAACTCACTGTTACACGGGAACGGGATCATACAAGTACCATGACCATCCAAGCATTTTCACTGGTGTTGCACGTGGATGCATCAACTGTGCAG ACAAAAATAAGGCTTGTACGCAGCTAGCCCAATCCTTTGAGTCAAACTTAAAAGGGATCTTGTTGGATTGCATCATTGAATGCTGTACTGAAGATAACTGCAACAACCGCAGCATTATTCACTCCACACAAGTGCCAG GTTGGGGAACCGTCCCTAGCTCTGAAGCGCCATCTACACGGATACCATCATCGAAGGAATTGGAGGATAGCTTGGTACTCTCATTTTTGCCAATTATGAGTAGTAGAAAG TTCAAATGGGATTATCGAGTGGACAAGTCGTTCAAAGAGGCAGTGGCCCATGGAACGACATCATATTGCACCTTCAACCGCGCAAGATGCTCACTGAAGACTTCACTGCGACATAG GCGGGAccgtcacttttttttttacgacgCTGACCACGTTCATCTTCTACCCGGGTACCCTGACATGGAAAATTTGCGATTGGCATTTTACGTTCAGCAACCGCTGGGATGGTTCATCGGCAATGCTTCCGTGGTGCCTCGAGACACATTAGTGGACATTGTCAGTGGCGCACGCTCCTGGATTGAACGTGCTACCGGAATAACTGTCATCAATGTGGAATTTCTTATTCCGCCCTCGTCAACAACTTCGTCAAAGCTAACAACACAGTCCAGATTTTTAGATGAAGGGGAAAGCAGCAGGGTTGAGTGGAAATGGATTGCTATCGGTGTTTGCGTTGGAGCTGCTGTCATCATCTCTTTGTCAGTCATCTTCATCGTGTTATTGTG GTTAAAAaatagagaaagagaaagatgtAGAGTGCAAACAGGAGCTGAAAAGGTCGCTAAGAATGTGGTGAGAATGGAAGCTTACTGCAACGAAGCTGTCTCGGGACAAGAACCAAGAGCAGACACACATATGTAA
- the LOC138003020 gene encoding uncharacterized protein isoform X1, which yields MKALSVFLLLLLAGFRATANPGWQQFNQTAPTAIPGWPQYNQTAPTAIPGWPQYNQTAPTAIPGWPQYNQTAPTAIPGWPHYNQTAPTAIPGWPHYNQTAPTAIPGWPYNQSSSPGTCNVCFGNDLASCEFRQTSLPCSVDQFPNVGTTHCYTGTGSYKYHDHPSIFTGVARGCINCADKNKACTQLAQSFESNLKGILLDCIIECCTEDNCNNRSIIHSTQVPGWGTVPSSEAPSTRIPSSKELEDSLVLSFLPIMSSRKFKWDYRVDKSFKEAVAHGTTSYCTFNRARCSLKTSLRHRRDRHFFFYDADHVHLLPGYPDMENLRLAFYVQQPLGWFIGNASVVPRDTLVDIVSGARSWIERATGITVINVEFLIPPSSTTSSKLTTQSRFLDEGESSRVEWKWIAIGVCVGAAVIISLSVIFIVLLWLKNRERERCRVQTGAEKVAKNVVRMEAYCNEAVSGQEPRADTHM from the exons ATGAAAGCACTTTCAGTTTTTCTTCTTCTGCTTCTGGCTGGTTTTCGGG CAACCGCAAATCCTGGATGGCAACAGTTTAACCAAA CGGCACCGACCGCAATCCCTGGATGGCCACAGTATAACCAAA CGGCACCGACCGCAATCCCCGGATGGCCACAGTATAACCAAA CGGCACCGACCGCAATCCCCGGATGGCCACAGTATAACCAAA CGGCACCGACCGCAATTCCTGGATGGCCACATTATAACCAAA CGGCACCGACCGCAATCCCAGGATGGCCACATTATAACCAAA CGGCACCAACCGCAATTCCTGGATGGCCTTATAACCAAA GTTCAAGTCCAGGAACTTGTAACGTTTGCTTTGGAAATGACTTAGCGTCATGTGAGTTCAGGCAAACAAGCCTACCGTGTTCTGTTGACCAATTTCCCAATGTTGGCACAACTCACTGTTACACGGGAACGGGATCATACAAGTACCATGACCATCCAAGCATTTTCACTGGTGTTGCACGTGGATGCATCAACTGTGCAG ACAAAAATAAGGCTTGTACGCAGCTAGCCCAATCCTTTGAGTCAAACTTAAAAGGGATCTTGTTGGATTGCATCATTGAATGCTGTACTGAAGATAACTGCAACAACCGCAGCATTATTCACTCCACACAAGTGCCAG GTTGGGGAACCGTCCCTAGCTCTGAAGCGCCATCTACACGGATACCATCATCGAAGGAATTGGAGGATAGCTTGGTACTCTCATTTTTGCCAATTATGAGTAGTAGAAAG TTCAAATGGGATTATCGAGTGGACAAGTCGTTCAAAGAGGCAGTGGCCCATGGAACGACATCATATTGCACCTTCAACCGCGCAAGATGCTCACTGAAGACTTCACTGCGACATAG GCGGGAccgtcacttttttttttacgacgCTGACCACGTTCATCTTCTACCCGGGTACCCTGACATGGAAAATTTGCGATTGGCATTTTACGTTCAGCAACCGCTGGGATGGTTCATCGGCAATGCTTCCGTGGTGCCTCGAGACACATTAGTGGACATTGTCAGTGGCGCACGCTCCTGGATTGAACGTGCTACCGGAATAACTGTCATCAATGTGGAATTTCTTATTCCGCCCTCGTCAACAACTTCGTCAAAGCTAACAACACAGTCCAGATTTTTAGATGAAGGGGAAAGCAGCAGGGTTGAGTGGAAATGGATTGCTATCGGTGTTTGCGTTGGAGCTGCTGTCATCATCTCTTTGTCAGTCATCTTCATCGTGTTATTGTG GTTAAAAaatagagaaagagaaagatgtAGAGTGCAAACAGGAGCTGAAAAGGTCGCTAAGAATGTGGTGAGAATGGAAGCTTACTGCAACGAAGCTGTCTCGGGACAAGAACCAAGAGCAGACACACATATGTAA